The window ATTATAAAAAGATTATTCATAAAGATGGAGTCATCTATGGAGCGATTATTCAAGGAGATTTATCATACAGCGGTGTGTTAACACAGTTAATTAGGGAAAAAATCAATATTTCTCAAGTAGAGAAATCAATTTTTAATATCGATTATTCTGACTTCTTCCATTTAACAGACAACTGCCAATTTACTTATAACGATTAATTGACACGAGGAGAGAAATGACTGATGAAGAAATTGTTACAAAAGATTGAAAACTTGCCTGTTGGTGCGATAGCAACAATGGTTGGGTTATCAACACTATCTAACGTTTATGCAACGCTTGGGTATTCAGGAATTAGACATATCACGATGCTAGTCGGATGTTTAGTATGGACAGCGGCGTTTTTAAAGATTACGGTTCATTTTAAAACATTTAAAACGGAATATCAAAATGTCATTCCAGCTAGTTTATATGCGACTTTTACGATGCTAACGATGATTTTAGGAAGTTACATCTTTACTTATTCACCGCTCATTGGAAAAAGTGTGTGGTTAGTAGGACTTATCTTACATGCTATCCATATTTTAATCTTTACTTATCGTAACGTGATCAAGGGGGTTCAAAAAGAAACATTTGTTCCGACTTGGTTTGTGACGTATAATGGATTATTAGTTTCTGTCGTTGTAGGAACAGCGATGAATATGACGACTTTATTAAAAGTTATCACTGGATATGGAATTGCGATTTTCTTAATTCTCATTCCATTTATGGTAATTCGTATGATACGTCGTCCTTTACCTGACCCATTAGCACAAACAGCCGCGATTTTATTAGCACCAAGTAGTTTATGTTTGGTTTCTTACTTAAATGTCTCTGCTAACCCACAGGCAATGGTTGTTTATGGATTGTATACAATTGTGTTTGCAACATTAGTCTTTATCTTATTTAATATTCCAAAGTTCTTTAAGTTTCAATTTCATCCTGGATTTGCAGCGTTAACGTTCCCATTAGCGATTGGGTTAGTGGCTTCAACTAAGATGTCAGCTTACTTAACGTCGCAAGGAATGAATCACTTAGGAAGTTTAATTCATGAAGTTGTAGGAATTCAACTTTATGTAACAACCATTATTATTGGATTTGTCGCTTATAACTTTGTTC of the Turicibacter sp. TJ11 genome contains:
- a CDS encoding TDT family transporter; its protein translation is MKKLLQKIENLPVGAIATMVGLSTLSNVYATLGYSGIRHITMLVGCLVWTAAFLKITVHFKTFKTEYQNVIPASLYATFTMLTMILGSYIFTYSPLIGKSVWLVGLILHAIHILIFTYRNVIKGVQKETFVPTWFVTYNGLLVSVVVGTAMNMTTLLKVITGYGIAIFLILIPFMVIRMIRRPLPDPLAQTAAILLAPSSLCLVSYLNVSANPQAMVVYGLYTIVFATLVFILFNIPKFFKFQFHPGFAALTFPLAIGLVASTKMSAYLTSQGMNHLGSLIHEVVGIQLYVTTIIIGFVAYNFVRLLVRSYDHSKE